In Mesorhizobium sp. 113-3-3, a genomic segment contains:
- the clpB gene encoding ATP-dependent chaperone ClpB, whose amino-acid sequence MNLEKYSERVRGFIQSAQTMALSRNHQQFTPEHILKVLVDDDEGLAASLIERAGGNVRDVKLGVETALETMPKVEGGNGQLYLAQPLAKVFSTAEELAKKAGDSFVTVERLLQALTMEKSAKTADILAKAGVTAQALNQVINDVRKGRTADSASAEQGYDALKKYARDLTADARAGKLDPVIGRDDEIRRTIQVLSRRTKNNPVLIGEPGVGKTAIAEGLALRIVNGDVPESLKDKQLMALDMGALIAGAKYRGEFEERLKAVLSEVTSAAGGIILFIDEMHTLVGAGKADGAMDASNLLKPALARGELHCVGATTLDEYRKHVEKDPALARRFQPVFVDEPTVEDTVSILRGLKEKYEQHHKVRISDSALVAAATLSNRYIADRFLPDKAIDLVDEAASRLRMQVDSKPEALDEIDRRIMQLKIEREALKVETDDASKDRLARLEKELVGLEEESTEITTKWQAEKQKLGLAADLKKQLDEARNELAIAQRKGEFQRAGELAYGKIPELEKKLKEAEAQDGKAGMVEEVVTPDHVAHIVSRWTGIPVDKMLQGERDKLLRMEDEIGKRVVGQGEAVQAVSKAVRRARAGLQDPNRPIGSFIFLGPTGVGKTELTKALASFLFDDDSAMVRIDMSEFMEKHSVARLIGAPPGYVGYEEGGALTEAVRRRPYQVVLFDEIEKAHPDVFNVLLQVLDDGRLTDGQGRTVDFRNTLIIMTSNLGAEYLVNLGEDQDVDAVRDEVMGVVRASFRPEFLNRVDEVILFHRLRRKDMDRIVEIQLKRLESLLVDRKITLSLDHEAIEWLAAKGYDPAYGARPLKRVMQKELQDPLAEKILLGEILDGSTVKVTSGSDRLNFRSKPTVVATEAAA is encoded by the coding sequence ATGAACCTTGAGAAATACTCCGAGCGCGTGCGCGGCTTCATCCAGTCGGCGCAGACCATGGCGCTTTCCCGCAATCACCAGCAGTTCACCCCCGAACATATTTTGAAGGTCCTCGTCGATGATGACGAGGGTCTGGCCGCATCGCTTATCGAACGCGCCGGCGGCAATGTCCGCGACGTCAAGCTCGGCGTCGAGACGGCGCTCGAGACGATGCCGAAAGTCGAAGGCGGCAACGGCCAGCTCTATCTGGCGCAGCCGCTGGCCAAGGTGTTCTCCACCGCAGAAGAACTGGCCAAGAAGGCCGGCGACAGCTTCGTCACCGTCGAGCGGCTGCTGCAGGCGCTCACCATGGAGAAGTCGGCCAAGACCGCCGACATACTGGCCAAGGCCGGCGTCACCGCGCAGGCGCTGAACCAGGTCATCAACGATGTCCGCAAGGGCCGCACCGCCGATTCGGCGAGTGCCGAGCAGGGCTATGATGCGCTGAAGAAATACGCGCGCGATCTCACGGCTGATGCCCGCGCGGGCAAGCTGGACCCCGTGATTGGCCGCGACGACGAAATCCGCCGCACCATCCAGGTGCTGTCGCGGCGCACCAAGAACAATCCCGTGCTGATCGGCGAGCCCGGAGTCGGCAAGACGGCGATCGCCGAAGGCCTGGCGCTGCGCATCGTCAATGGCGACGTGCCGGAATCGCTGAAGGACAAGCAGCTGATGGCGCTCGACATGGGCGCACTGATCGCCGGCGCCAAATATCGCGGCGAGTTCGAGGAGCGCCTTAAGGCCGTGCTTTCGGAAGTCACCTCCGCCGCAGGCGGGATCATCCTGTTCATCGACGAGATGCACACGCTGGTCGGCGCCGGCAAGGCGGACGGCGCGATGGATGCGTCGAACCTTCTGAAGCCGGCGCTGGCGCGTGGCGAACTGCACTGCGTCGGCGCGACCACGCTCGATGAATACCGCAAGCATGTCGAAAAGGATCCTGCCCTTGCCCGGCGCTTCCAGCCCGTCTTCGTCGACGAGCCGACGGTGGAAGACACCGTCTCGATCCTGCGCGGCCTGAAGGAAAAATACGAGCAGCACCACAAGGTGCGTATCTCGGACTCGGCGCTGGTGGCGGCGGCGACGCTGTCCAACCGCTACATCGCCGACCGCTTCCTGCCGGACAAGGCGATTGACCTGGTGGACGAGGCCGCGTCGCGGCTCAGGATGCAGGTCGATTCCAAGCCCGAGGCGCTGGACGAGATCGACCGCCGCATCATGCAGCTCAAGATCGAGCGCGAGGCGCTGAAGGTCGAGACGGATGATGCCTCGAAGGACCGGCTGGCCCGCCTGGAAAAGGAACTCGTCGGCCTCGAGGAGGAATCGACCGAGATCACCACCAAGTGGCAGGCCGAGAAGCAGAAGCTCGGGCTTGCCGCCGACTTGAAGAAGCAGCTCGACGAGGCGCGCAACGAGCTCGCCATTGCCCAGCGCAAAGGTGAGTTCCAGCGCGCCGGCGAACTTGCCTATGGCAAGATCCCGGAACTGGAAAAGAAGCTCAAGGAAGCCGAGGCCCAGGACGGCAAGGCCGGCATGGTCGAGGAAGTGGTCACGCCCGACCACGTCGCCCATATCGTCTCGCGCTGGACGGGCATTCCGGTCGACAAGATGCTCCAGGGCGAGCGCGACAAGCTGCTGCGCATGGAGGACGAGATCGGCAAGCGCGTCGTCGGCCAGGGCGAGGCGGTGCAGGCCGTTTCCAAGGCAGTGCGGCGCGCCCGTGCTGGCCTGCAGGATCCGAACCGGCCGATCGGCTCGTTCATCTTCCTGGGACCGACGGGTGTCGGCAAGACCGAGCTGACCAAGGCGCTGGCGAGCTTCCTGTTCGACGACGACAGCGCCATGGTGCGCATCGACATGTCGGAGTTTATGGAGAAGCACTCGGTCGCCCGGCTGATCGGCGCGCCTCCCGGCTATGTCGGCTATGAGGAAGGCGGCGCGCTGACCGAAGCGGTGCGGCGCCGGCCCTATCAGGTCGTGCTGTTCGACGAGATCGAGAAGGCGCATCCCGATGTCTTCAACGTGCTCCTGCAGGTGCTCGACGACGGCCGGCTCACCGATGGCCAGGGCCGCACGGTCGATTTCCGCAACACGCTGATCATCATGACGTCGAACCTTGGCGCCGAATATCTGGTCAATCTCGGGGAGGACCAGGATGTCGACGCCGTGCGCGACGAGGTGATGGGCGTGGTCAGGGCATCGTTCCGGCCGGAGTTCCTGAACCGCGTCGACGAGGTGATCCTGTTCCACCGGCTGCGCCGCAAGGACATGGACCGCATCGTCGAGATCCAGCTCAAAAGGCTGGAAAGCCTGCTTGTCGATCGCAAGATCACGCTGTCGCTGGATCACGAGGCGATCGAGTGGCTGGCGGCCAAGGGCTACGACCCGGCCTATGGCGCGCGGCCGCTGAAGCGGGTGATGCAGAAGGAACTGCAGGACCCGCTGGCGGAGAAGATCCTGCTCGGCGAGATTCTCGATGGTTCGACGGTCAAGGTCACGTCCGGTTCCGACCGGCTGAACTTCCGCTCGAAGCCGACGGTCGTCGCGACTGAAGCGGCGGCCTGA
- a CDS encoding MmcQ/YjbR family DNA-binding protein — protein MTLDDYNGFCASLPAANHVVQWGGAHVWKVGTKMFAIGGWDQGQQLFVTFKCSDIAYDVLKEQPGLRPAPYLASRGMKWIQRRTSQSMDDGALRDYLRESHRLVALKLTKQARKELGLAS, from the coding sequence ATGACGCTGGACGACTACAACGGCTTCTGCGCTTCGCTGCCCGCGGCGAACCACGTCGTCCAATGGGGCGGCGCCCATGTCTGGAAGGTCGGGACCAAGATGTTTGCGATCGGCGGCTGGGATCAGGGCCAGCAGCTCTTCGTCACCTTCAAATGTTCCGACATTGCCTATGACGTGCTGAAGGAACAGCCGGGCCTGCGGCCCGCGCCTTACCTTGCCTCGCGCGGCATGAAATGGATCCAGCGTCGGACAAGCCAGAGCATGGATGATGGCGCACTGAGGGACTATTTGCGCGAGAGCCATCGCCTTGTCGCCCTGAAGCTGACCAAGCAGGCGCGCAAGGAATTGGGACTCGCAAGCTAA
- a CDS encoding L,D-transpeptidase family protein: MFRTIFALSALATGLMPFGALAAPTQDNAPRVVRAAKDGGILVAQDGNLDIYYDARGNRVIVDADTGKVIAIQPPQTRLDRRALRRETRLRELGRAPADDDRYYLDDPQDMARFRRKQLEEEGRVIPPPADEYDPNGDNSVEAYPPAPQDDGSYDNSYPDAPQPAKPRTIKRQPLNEAAIDPVQPDVEQVNPDAQASLPPDTGGKAAVDPSLSLGVRQDVAALQVLLDRGGASPGVIDGRFGSNVDKALAAYNQINGSSLKSTDAVGIQAALAQSGGDAFASYTITAEDAAGPYVASIPEDYGQKAQLNCMCYTSVTEALAERFHMDENYLKSINKGLDFNRPGTIVKVANFGKLVSTPVARIVADKTKKEVYAYDAGGKLVAAYPATIGSADTPSPTGIHAVSRIALDPNYTYNPNINFKQGQNDKILTIPPGPNGPVGSVWIALDKPTYGIHGTPEPSKIGKTESHGCVRLTNWDARELAKLVSPGVTVEFVGGPSADDFAQQ; this comes from the coding sequence ATGTTCCGCACGATTTTTGCCCTTTCGGCACTTGCCACCGGGCTTATGCCTTTCGGTGCGCTTGCCGCGCCGACACAGGACAATGCGCCAAGGGTTGTCCGCGCCGCCAAGGACGGCGGAATTCTTGTCGCGCAGGACGGGAATCTGGACATCTACTACGACGCCCGCGGCAATCGCGTCATCGTCGATGCGGATACCGGCAAGGTCATCGCTATCCAGCCGCCGCAGACACGGCTTGACCGCCGTGCGCTGCGCCGCGAGACGAGGCTGCGCGAGTTGGGCCGGGCTCCCGCCGACGATGACCGCTACTATCTCGACGATCCGCAAGACATGGCGCGGTTCCGCCGCAAGCAGTTGGAAGAGGAAGGCCGGGTAATCCCGCCGCCGGCGGACGAATATGACCCCAATGGCGACAATTCGGTCGAAGCCTATCCGCCGGCGCCGCAAGACGACGGCAGCTACGACAACAGCTATCCCGATGCGCCGCAGCCGGCAAAGCCGCGCACAATCAAGCGCCAGCCGCTGAACGAGGCCGCGATAGACCCTGTGCAGCCGGACGTGGAGCAGGTCAATCCGGACGCGCAGGCTTCCCTGCCGCCGGACACTGGCGGCAAGGCCGCCGTCGATCCGTCGCTGTCGCTCGGCGTACGCCAGGACGTGGCGGCGCTGCAGGTGCTGCTCGACCGCGGCGGCGCTTCGCCGGGCGTGATTGACGGGCGCTTCGGCTCGAATGTCGACAAGGCCTTGGCCGCCTATAACCAGATCAACGGCAGCAGCCTGAAATCGACGGACGCGGTCGGTATCCAGGCGGCACTCGCGCAATCAGGCGGCGATGCTTTCGCCAGTTACACCATCACAGCGGAAGATGCGGCTGGCCCCTATGTCGCCTCGATCCCGGAAGACTACGGCCAGAAGGCGCAGCTCAACTGCATGTGCTACACCTCCGTCACCGAGGCGCTGGCGGAGCGCTTCCACATGGACGAGAACTATCTGAAGTCGATCAACAAGGGCCTCGATTTCAATCGTCCCGGCACGATCGTCAAGGTCGCCAATTTCGGCAAGCTGGTCTCGACGCCGGTCGCGCGCATCGTCGCCGACAAGACCAAGAAGGAAGTGTACGCCTACGATGCGGGCGGCAAGCTGGTCGCGGCCTATCCCGCGACCATCGGCTCGGCCGATACGCCGTCGCCCACCGGGATACACGCCGTGTCGCGCATCGCGCTCGATCCCAACTACACCTACAATCCGAACATCAACTTCAAGCAGGGCCAGAACGACAAGATTCTGACCATTCCGCCGGGCCCGAACGGCCCGGTCGGCTCTGTGTGGATCGCCCTGGACAAGCCGACCTACGGCATCCACGGAACGCCCGAGCCGTCGAAGATCGGCAAGACCGAAAGCCATGGCTGCGTGCGCCTGACCAACTGGGACGCGCGCGAGCTCGCCAAGCTGGTTTCGCCCGGCGTCACCGTGGAGTTTGTCGGCGGACCTTCAGCCGATGATTTTGCGCAGCAATGA
- a CDS encoding TMEM175 family protein has protein sequence MKRPLEASAEGRGRIVGITDGVFAIALTLIVLEIRVPAHETVHSEHDLLAAIAALAPRFLTYALSFLTLTIFWFGQQAQHGLIAKSDRRLATLNLCFLAFIALLPFSTDLLADFLEFRTAVLVYWLNLLMLGVTLFASWRYAEKNGFVAEDVDTETKRTVYLRIVKAQILWAIGAALCLITPLLSVGFILVVQMIYATALRGSLLRKIIG, from the coding sequence ATGAAACGTCCACTCGAAGCGTCAGCGGAAGGACGCGGCCGCATTGTCGGCATCACCGACGGCGTCTTTGCCATCGCGCTCACGCTCATCGTGCTCGAGATCAGGGTGCCGGCGCATGAAACCGTGCATTCCGAGCACGATCTGCTTGCCGCCATTGCGGCACTGGCACCGCGCTTCCTGACTTATGCCTTGAGCTTCCTGACGCTGACCATCTTCTGGTTCGGCCAGCAGGCGCAGCATGGGCTGATCGCCAAATCCGACAGGCGGCTTGCCACGCTGAATCTCTGCTTCCTCGCCTTCATCGCGCTCTTGCCGTTCTCGACCGACCTCCTGGCGGACTTCCTCGAATTCAGGACCGCGGTGCTGGTTTACTGGCTTAACCTGCTGATGCTCGGCGTCACGCTGTTCGCCAGTTGGCGCTATGCGGAGAAGAACGGCTTTGTCGCCGAAGACGTGGATACTGAAACGAAGCGCACGGTCTATCTGCGCATCGTCAAGGCGCAGATCCTGTGGGCGATCGGTGCCGCACTCTGCCTGATCACCCCGCTGCTCAGCGTCGGCTTCATCCTGGTGGTGCAGATGATCTACGCCACCGCGCTGCGCGGCTCATTGCTGCGCAAAATCATCGGCTGA
- a CDS encoding MFS transporter, protein MHSPNEAAAVPLISPVTNGTFCPQSQRRFVLIAAILASALGFIDGSILAIAMPAIRVNLGASLAEAQWISNGYALTLSALILAGGAAGDRFGLRRAFVAGIALFIVASLACALAPNAVVLIAFRALQGIGAAIMVPGSLAIIAKAYPKKERGRAIGIWAAASALTTALGPVLGGLVLSAFGDGIWRAIFAVNLPLGLISIYLLLVKIPADAATEKRSLDLGGGALATLAFGALAYGLTSMSSSGEDHMAGPSIAAGAVLLVVFILFERRQREPMIDLCLFRIGAFAGANVATFFLYFALSANLFYLPMLLIAGWGLSTAEVGFIFLPLSASIALLSGPVGQLSDRIGPRFPIACGSLIVAFAFTGLALLSHAGIHHFWTGIFPLMALMGLGMALVVSPLSTAIMTAVEDKDTGAASGINNAVSRIGGLIAVAAMGSLATWVYSTMLDTSVRPGIPGFGEPVLASLPPELEATRLAASDMAFFAVSVTTAVLCLLAAIIAWMTVSGQALPWPRRADESSADSSRP, encoded by the coding sequence ATGCATTCGCCAAACGAAGCCGCCGCAGTCCCGCTGATCAGCCCGGTCACGAACGGAACCTTTTGTCCGCAATCGCAGCGGCGATTCGTCTTGATCGCGGCGATCCTGGCCTCGGCGCTCGGCTTCATCGACGGTTCGATCTTGGCCATCGCCATGCCGGCGATCCGCGTCAACCTCGGCGCCAGTCTTGCCGAGGCGCAATGGATCTCCAATGGCTATGCCTTGACGCTTTCGGCGCTGATCCTCGCCGGCGGCGCCGCCGGCGACCGGTTCGGGCTGCGCCGCGCCTTCGTGGCCGGCATCGCGCTGTTCATCGTTGCCTCGCTCGCCTGTGCGCTTGCGCCGAATGCTGTCGTGCTGATTGCGTTTCGCGCCCTCCAGGGTATCGGCGCGGCGATCATGGTGCCGGGCAGTTTGGCCATCATCGCCAAGGCCTACCCGAAAAAGGAACGCGGCCGCGCAATCGGCATCTGGGCAGCGGCCTCGGCGCTGACCACGGCCCTCGGGCCGGTGCTCGGCGGCCTGGTGCTGTCGGCTTTCGGCGACGGCATCTGGCGGGCGATCTTCGCCGTCAACCTGCCGCTCGGCCTGATCTCGATCTACCTGCTGCTGGTCAAGATTCCGGCCGATGCAGCGACCGAAAAACGCAGCCTCGATCTCGGCGGTGGCGCGCTCGCGACATTGGCCTTCGGCGCGCTCGCCTATGGGCTGACCTCGATGAGTTCGAGCGGCGAGGACCACATGGCCGGGCCGAGCATTGCCGCCGGTGCGGTGTTGCTTGTCGTCTTCATCCTGTTCGAACGGCGGCAGCGCGAGCCGATGATCGACCTCTGCCTGTTTCGCATCGGCGCTTTTGCCGGCGCCAATGTGGCGACCTTCTTCCTTTACTTCGCGCTGTCGGCCAATCTTTTCTATCTGCCGATGCTGCTGATCGCCGGCTGGGGGCTGAGCACGGCCGAGGTCGGCTTCATCTTCCTGCCGTTGTCGGCATCGATCGCGCTTCTGTCGGGACCGGTCGGCCAGTTGTCGGACCGGATCGGGCCGCGTTTCCCGATCGCCTGCGGCAGCCTGATCGTGGCTTTCGCCTTCACTGGACTTGCTTTGCTCAGTCATGCCGGCATTCACCATTTCTGGACCGGAATATTTCCGCTGATGGCGCTGATGGGCCTCGGCATGGCCCTGGTCGTCTCACCGCTGTCGACGGCGATCATGACGGCGGTGGAAGACAAGGATACCGGAGCAGCCTCCGGCATCAACAACGCCGTGTCGCGCATTGGCGGCCTGATCGCGGTGGCGGCGATGGGATCGCTTGCCACCTGGGTCTATTCAACAATGCTCGACACCAGCGTCAGGCCGGGCATCCCAGGTTTTGGCGAACCGGTATTGGCATCCCTGCCACCTGAACTCGAAGCAACGCGGCTTGCCGCTAGCGACATGGCTTTTTTTGCCGTATCCGTGACGACCGCCGTGCTTTGCCTGCTTGCCGCGATCATCGCCTGGATGACCGTTTCAGGTCAGGCGCTGCCCTGGCCGCGCCGGGCCGATGAATCGTCGGCCGATTCGTCTCGACCCTGA
- a CDS encoding M23 family metallopeptidase — protein sequence MPDTEDVIAELGNEPPLIADGRSGPPDRREVSARWLSGTFLTGVTSSVLMGVALFAALDGRQQLATPPEIAELIGLASNGDSGEVAKTTRLVAPRQIAKAKDRRRMEVSMVTKVGDRDVIHTMPFVQIKMALAAGHTTSRPYPPFDPMQVFGDDGDDAPAQPATASAASGQIYGAKVESEMSLKTVDFPIETASFDEKSDLSADEVEKVVREAGTDLSDGAVQVASLHYVDPQRFGEAFAESMAGSYDVKIVPENVSVSQRAATDDQAPAFAEEIIPFTKDTDLTEAFADSGYTGDDATGMAEAIAKLLNAPTLKAGTVLRVGLEVHGDAAKVVRTSVYDKTTHIVTIALDDRGQYVPAQEPEPNPELLTAFDDSSAPVVVRGNLPNVYDGIYRAAYSYGMSKAMTQRLIKLLASDVDFQSRLNPSDRLEVLFSQPDGDDQTSDNSELLYVSATFGGTTRNFYRFQMEDGSTDYFDEDGSSAQQFLLRNPLPAGKFRSGFGARRHPILGYVRMHTGVDWAAPIGTPIIAAGNGVVEKVGWAGGYGKQIIIRHANGYETSYNHQSAFAKGIEPGMRVRQGQTIGYLGQTGLATGPHLHYELIVNGTKVDPMRVRLPVGKVLKGDDLVAFKRERERIDDLLKQEDGNSLKVASAKIEG from the coding sequence ATGCCAGACACGGAAGATGTCATAGCCGAACTCGGCAATGAGCCGCCGCTTATCGCGGATGGCCGCAGTGGCCCGCCCGATCGGCGCGAGGTTTCTGCGCGCTGGCTGTCGGGCACATTCCTGACCGGCGTGACCTCGAGCGTGCTGATGGGCGTGGCGCTGTTCGCCGCCCTTGACGGGCGCCAGCAACTCGCGACACCACCCGAAATCGCGGAACTGATCGGCCTTGCCAGCAATGGCGATTCCGGCGAGGTGGCCAAGACGACCAGGCTGGTGGCGCCGCGTCAGATCGCCAAGGCCAAGGACCGCCGCCGTATGGAAGTGTCGATGGTCACCAAGGTCGGCGACCGTGACGTCATCCACACAATGCCTTTCGTACAGATCAAGATGGCGCTCGCCGCGGGCCACACCACCAGCCGGCCCTACCCGCCTTTCGATCCGATGCAGGTGTTCGGCGACGACGGTGACGACGCTCCGGCGCAACCGGCGACGGCCTCCGCCGCCTCCGGCCAGATCTATGGCGCGAAGGTCGAAAGCGAGATGAGCCTGAAGACCGTCGACTTCCCCATCGAGACGGCCTCCTTCGACGAAAAGAGCGATCTGTCCGCCGACGAGGTGGAAAAGGTGGTGCGCGAGGCCGGCACCGATCTCAGCGACGGCGCCGTCCAGGTCGCTTCACTCCACTATGTCGATCCGCAGCGATTCGGCGAAGCGTTCGCCGAATCGATGGCCGGCTCCTATGACGTCAAGATCGTGCCGGAAAACGTCTCGGTGTCGCAGCGGGCTGCGACTGACGACCAGGCGCCGGCTTTCGCCGAAGAAATCATTCCCTTCACCAAGGACACCGACCTCACCGAGGCCTTTGCCGATTCAGGCTATACGGGCGATGACGCCACCGGCATGGCCGAAGCGATCGCCAAACTCCTGAACGCACCGACGTTGAAGGCTGGAACCGTGCTGCGCGTCGGCCTCGAGGTTCACGGCGACGCCGCCAAGGTCGTGCGCACCAGCGTCTACGACAAGACCACGCATATCGTCACCATCGCGCTCGACGATCGCGGCCAATATGTGCCGGCGCAGGAACCGGAGCCGAATCCCGAACTTTTGACGGCGTTCGACGATTCGTCGGCACCGGTCGTGGTGCGTGGCAACCTGCCCAATGTCTATGACGGCATCTACCGCGCAGCCTATTCCTACGGAATGTCCAAAGCGATGACCCAGCGGCTGATCAAGCTCCTGGCATCCGATGTCGACTTCCAGTCCCGGCTCAATCCTTCCGACCGCCTCGAAGTGCTGTTCTCGCAGCCCGACGGCGACGACCAGACATCGGACAATTCCGAACTTCTCTACGTCTCGGCGACATTCGGCGGCACGACGCGCAACTTCTACCGCTTCCAGATGGAGGATGGCAGCACCGACTATTTCGATGAGGACGGATCGAGCGCCCAGCAGTTCCTGCTGCGCAATCCGCTGCCCGCCGGAAAGTTCCGCTCTGGGTTCGGCGCCCGCAGGCATCCGATCCTCGGCTATGTCCGCATGCATACCGGCGTCGACTGGGCAGCTCCGATCGGTACGCCGATCATCGCCGCCGGCAATGGCGTCGTCGAGAAGGTGGGCTGGGCCGGCGGTTACGGCAAGCAGATCATCATCCGTCATGCCAATGGCTACGAGACCTCCTACAATCACCAGAGCGCCTTTGCCAAAGGCATCGAGCCCGGCATGCGCGTGCGCCAGGGCCAGACCATCGGCTATCTCGGCCAGACCGGCCTTGCCACCGGCCCGCACCTTCACTACGAGCTGATCGTCAACGGCACCAAGGTCGACCCCATGCGTGTCCGCCTGCCCGTCGGCAAGGTACTGAAGGGCGACGACCTCGTCGCCTTCAAGCGCGAGCGCGAGCGCATCGACGATCTGCTGAAGCAGGAAGACGGCAATTCGCTTAAGGTTGCGAGCGCCAAGATCGAGGGCTGA
- a CDS encoding type II toxin-antitoxin system ParD family antitoxin: MPNYALNDHYESFIRKQLESGRYNNASEVVRAGLRMLEDFEAERERWLREEIPGRLTELHQDPAKGIPADMVFSRLEARHRAKQAKAK; this comes from the coding sequence ATGCCCAACTACGCTCTGAACGATCACTATGAGAGCTTCATCAGAAAGCAGCTCGAATCAGGCCGCTACAACAATGCCAGTGAGGTTGTCCGCGCCGGCCTGCGCATGCTCGAGGATTTCGAGGCGGAGCGGGAGAGATGGCTGCGCGAGGAAATCCCGGGGCGCCTGACGGAGCTCCACCAGGATCCGGCAAAGGGGATTCCCGCCGACATGGTGTTTTCCCGGCTGGAAGCGCGCCATCGCGCGAAGCAGGCGAAAGCCAAGTAG